One region of Mycolicibacterium rhodesiae NBB3 genomic DNA includes:
- a CDS encoding site-specific DNA-methyltransferase — translation MARKTSNGPTPVESITHDEKRTNIPTADNVDFHDSSILDEVRQVRYARDESLDPQLVWRGKYPYVDEVDGFESNLVSDAPPIYIQEKIDPRVLVENLRRTAERPENEPEFTLFDSFDGLDDLQQIEFYQHEANWSNRMILGDSLQVMSSLAEREKLRGKVQMIYIDPPYGIKFGSNWQVSTRDRDVKDGKRESAAREVEQIKAFRDTWELGIHSYLSYLRDRLISARELLTDSGSCFVQIGDENVHLVRSLLDEVFGSDNFCALINYKTTTGAGSPGITTEVLAGVSDYLVWYARDRSNLKYRTLYFERDVQGDANYRYVNENGRIRPLSSDELRDVDSLYRRGVRVLRQNPLTSQTAGATTTFPVEIDGVTYRPNKGGWKTNAVGMEKLRHAGRLMPSGKTLGFVRYFADFPYQIYSNAWDDTRQSGFGDAKTYVVQTAAKVIERCMLLTTDPGDLVLDPTCGSGTTAAVAEQWGRRWITIDTSRVALALARQRVMGARFPWYLLVDSEEGNRKEQSLTALPLPRRNFSGNMREGFVYDRALHITLKSIANNPEITAGMGQQDIDDAIRRYADFELLYDKPFEDSKKVRVAGPFTVESLSPHRALSFSDWDESNSEAEAAKDADSPSFEQSILSNLSKAGVQNGTRSERITFTAFETYAGSYIQAIGEQIETGAHAKPTRVGIAVGPQYGTVSATYVKNAAKEAIQAGDINLLCILGFAFDPNVTNVTETDGVTVEATDEGFAQVEGARLLGKLPVLMVRMNADLLMGEELKKTGAGNLFTVFGEPDIEITKTKEGYVVDLRGVDVYDPTTGEVRSNDTGQIALWMIDTDYNGESFFVRHCYFTGGNDPYKRLKTALKADIDEEAWNSLYQTVSRPFPEPSEGNKVAVKVINDYGDEVMKVFEV, via the coding sequence GTGGCGCGTAAGACCTCGAACGGCCCAACACCGGTTGAATCGATCACGCACGACGAGAAGCGGACCAATATTCCGACTGCGGATAACGTCGACTTCCACGACAGCAGCATCTTGGACGAGGTTCGTCAGGTCAGGTACGCACGCGACGAATCGCTTGATCCTCAGCTGGTTTGGCGCGGTAAGTACCCATATGTGGACGAAGTTGACGGCTTCGAGAGCAATCTTGTCAGTGACGCACCGCCGATCTACATCCAGGAGAAGATCGATCCGCGAGTGCTTGTCGAGAATCTGCGGCGAACCGCGGAACGGCCCGAAAACGAGCCTGAGTTCACCCTGTTCGACTCGTTCGACGGGCTTGATGATCTTCAGCAAATTGAGTTCTACCAACACGAGGCGAATTGGTCGAACCGAATGATACTTGGAGACAGCCTTCAGGTGATGTCGTCTCTGGCCGAACGTGAGAAGCTGCGCGGCAAAGTCCAAATGATCTACATCGACCCGCCATACGGCATTAAGTTCGGATCGAACTGGCAAGTTTCAACGCGCGATCGCGATGTAAAGGACGGCAAGAGAGAAAGCGCTGCCCGTGAGGTCGAACAAATTAAAGCCTTTCGAGATACTTGGGAACTGGGAATTCATTCGTACCTTTCATACCTCCGGGATCGGCTAATCTCGGCGCGAGAACTGTTAACCGACAGCGGAAGTTGCTTCGTGCAAATTGGCGACGAAAACGTACATCTCGTCAGATCGCTCTTGGATGAAGTATTCGGGTCTGATAACTTCTGCGCTCTAATCAATTACAAGACCACGACTGGAGCCGGCAGCCCGGGCATCACGACCGAGGTTCTTGCTGGCGTTTCGGACTATCTTGTGTGGTACGCGCGGGATCGGTCGAATCTCAAGTACCGCACTCTCTACTTCGAGCGCGATGTGCAGGGTGACGCTAACTATCGGTATGTTAACGAGAATGGCAGAATTCGCCCGCTTTCGTCGGACGAGCTGCGAGACGTCGATAGCTTGTACCGCCGCGGCGTTCGCGTGCTTCGACAAAATCCGCTCACATCGCAGACGGCGGGAGCCACAACGACATTTCCTGTCGAGATCGATGGTGTCACGTATCGACCTAACAAGGGAGGCTGGAAAACCAACGCCGTCGGCATGGAAAAATTACGGCACGCCGGTCGTCTCATGCCAAGTGGCAAGACGCTGGGCTTCGTTCGGTACTTTGCCGATTTTCCTTACCAGATCTATTCGAATGCTTGGGATGACACGCGCCAGAGCGGTTTCGGGGACGCCAAGACGTATGTTGTGCAGACCGCTGCGAAGGTGATCGAGCGTTGCATGTTGCTGACGACAGACCCTGGGGATCTAGTGCTTGATCCGACTTGCGGCAGCGGCACTACGGCAGCTGTGGCTGAACAATGGGGCCGGCGATGGATAACAATTGACACCTCTCGTGTGGCGTTAGCCCTTGCACGGCAACGGGTGATGGGTGCTCGATTTCCCTGGTACCTGCTGGTCGATTCCGAGGAAGGCAACAGGAAGGAGCAGTCGCTGACTGCCCTGCCTCTGCCACGTCGCAATTTTTCCGGCAACATGCGAGAGGGTTTCGTCTATGACCGCGCCTTACACATCACGCTGAAGTCGATTGCGAACAACCCCGAGATCACGGCCGGGATGGGCCAGCAAGACATAGACGATGCAATTAGGCGTTATGCTGATTTCGAACTCTTATACGACAAACCGTTCGAGGATTCGAAAAAAGTTCGCGTTGCTGGCCCGTTCACGGTGGAATCGCTAAGCCCCCATCGAGCTTTATCTTTCAGCGACTGGGACGAGTCAAACTCGGAGGCTGAAGCCGCGAAAGATGCAGACTCTCCTAGCTTTGAACAGTCGATCCTAAGCAATCTTTCGAAAGCGGGAGTCCAGAACGGCACCAGGTCCGAGCGGATTACGTTCACCGCGTTTGAGACATACGCGGGCTCATACATCCAAGCTATCGGAGAGCAGATCGAGACCGGTGCGCACGCCAAACCGACGCGCGTCGGTATCGCGGTCGGCCCGCAGTATGGAACGGTAAGCGCGACGTATGTAAAGAATGCCGCGAAGGAAGCGATCCAGGCTGGCGACATTAATCTGCTCTGCATCCTGGGATTCGCCTTCGATCCAAACGTCACGAACGTTACCGAAACCGATGGCGTGACCGTCGAGGCGACAGACGAGGGCTTCGCCCAAGTCGAAGGTGCGCGGCTTCTCGGCAAGCTGCCAGTGCTCATGGTGCGCATGAATGCCGATCTCCTGATGGGTGAAGAGCTTAAAAAGACTGGCGCTGGAAACCTTTTCACGGTATTTGGGGAGCCCGACATCGAGATCACTAAGACGAAAGAGGGCTACGTCGTCGACCTTCGAGGTGTCGATGTCTACGACCCCACTACTGGCGAGGTGCGCAGCAACGACACCGGTCAGATAGCGCTCTGGATGATCGACACGGATTACAACGGCGAGTCGTTCTTCGTGCGGCACTGTTACTTCACGGGCGGCAACGATCCATACAAGCGGCTCAAGACAGCACTGAAGGCTGATATCGACGAAGAGGCATGGAATTCTCTGTACCAGACGGTTTCTCGCCCTTTCCCGGAGCCCTCTGAGGGCAACAAGGTCGCGGTTAAGGTCATCAACGACTACGGCGACGAGGTCATGAAGGTTTTCGAGGTTTAG
- a CDS encoding ATP-dependent nuclease, with amino-acid sequence MKLTHIKLANFRSFLDEHEFELADGANFFVGPNNCGKSNLISALELSMDPESVFVPERDRPVATQGKGPPKHTRITFTFRSTNKSSPQTTLLDRARKYELALRMKQGRDPGRRAKTYADDGEIRRVVTFGAQGARQVSYQAKGLGAVSLPIDSPEHLALESQFLKVVRFGVVHSGEDLESVLNGKFREVLQLVINDHLSKQLADTEKLREKYVKGLRTVLLKPLRERVFERVSSVFSEIKIVDLLPDVPPLNDTLSSVGITLADAASTELKGKGTGLRGAVLISMLQYLAEQSRRSLVLAVEEPEAFLHPGAQEGIALQLEKLAERPEVTLLVTTHSPHIISRRADARVTELRKSKDGNTHLAATARGDEDRAELLGSLFTDRGLARVLEQATSAPAGTRAIVVTEGYTDGLFLRYGLEAAGRSDLLQGIHFISAGGAKKVVFQAVLADSATHLPVIAILDQDAHGRSARDHLKDFGWTANDHIIYLGSWPKACNLGEHPIEIEDLIPLGAASAVSQVLGDDAHDATQKCKGRTHYSYSKAWKELAIVQLPKELIGRNLDDFVWLGEEISKRIAKIAERRSRVTSISDAAASK; translated from the coding sequence ATGAAGCTGACTCACATCAAGCTGGCCAACTTCCGAAGCTTTCTCGACGAGCACGAGTTTGAGCTCGCAGACGGTGCCAACTTCTTCGTCGGACCGAACAACTGCGGAAAGTCCAACTTGATTTCGGCACTCGAGCTGTCGATGGACCCCGAGTCGGTCTTCGTCCCGGAGCGAGACCGTCCAGTCGCTACCCAGGGCAAAGGTCCCCCGAAGCACACCCGGATCACATTTACTTTCAGGAGCACAAACAAGAGCAGCCCCCAAACGACTCTCCTTGATCGCGCGCGGAAATACGAACTGGCACTTCGCATGAAGCAAGGCCGGGATCCTGGCCGCAGGGCCAAAACGTACGCCGACGATGGCGAGATCCGTAGGGTCGTGACGTTCGGAGCGCAGGGTGCACGCCAAGTCAGCTACCAAGCTAAGGGGCTCGGTGCGGTTTCCCTCCCGATCGACAGCCCGGAACACCTCGCGCTGGAGAGTCAGTTTCTCAAGGTCGTTCGCTTCGGCGTCGTCCACAGTGGCGAGGATCTCGAGTCAGTCCTGAACGGGAAATTTAGGGAGGTACTGCAACTCGTCATTAACGACCACCTGTCAAAACAACTAGCCGACACCGAGAAGCTGAGAGAGAAGTACGTCAAAGGACTTCGTACGGTGCTGCTCAAACCATTGCGGGAGCGAGTCTTTGAGCGGGTCTCGTCCGTGTTTTCGGAGATTAAGATCGTCGATCTTCTGCCCGATGTACCGCCGCTGAATGACACCCTGTCGTCAGTTGGCATCACGCTCGCTGACGCTGCCAGCACAGAGCTGAAAGGCAAGGGCACGGGTCTCCGCGGAGCTGTTCTCATCTCGATGCTTCAGTATCTCGCGGAGCAGAGCAGACGATCTCTGGTGCTCGCGGTCGAGGAACCAGAGGCTTTCCTGCACCCTGGCGCGCAGGAGGGCATAGCACTGCAGTTAGAGAAGCTCGCAGAACGTCCAGAAGTAACTCTCCTAGTCACTACTCATTCACCACACATCATCTCTCGACGAGCTGACGCGCGGGTGACGGAGCTCCGAAAGAGCAAAGACGGTAACACTCATTTAGCGGCTACGGCGCGCGGAGATGAGGATCGAGCGGAACTACTTGGCTCGCTGTTCACTGACCGGGGCCTCGCACGCGTTCTCGAGCAGGCCACGTCCGCGCCTGCCGGGACGCGGGCCATTGTGGTGACAGAGGGCTACACCGATGGACTGTTCCTTCGTTACGGCCTTGAGGCCGCCGGACGCTCAGATCTCCTTCAAGGAATCCACTTCATTAGTGCGGGAGGCGCCAAGAAGGTCGTATTTCAAGCGGTCCTGGCGGACTCGGCGACTCACCTGCCAGTTATCGCCATCTTGGATCAGGACGCACACGGCCGTTCAGCCCGCGACCATCTAAAAGACTTTGGTTGGACCGCGAACGATCACATCATCTATCTCGGGTCATGGCCGAAGGCATGCAACCTAGGGGAACATCCTATCGAGATCGAAGACCTGATACCCCTCGGCGCTGCAAGTGCGGTCAGTCAGGTACTAGGTGATGACGCCCACGATGCAACGCAGAAATGTAAAGGTAGAACTCACTACAGCTACAGCAAGGCGTGGAAGGAGTTAGCGATCGTGCAGCTTCCGAAAGAACTCATCGGGAGAAACCTGGATGATTTTGTCTGGCTCGGTGAGGAGATTTCCAAACGCATCGCCAAGATCGCCGAGCGCCGCTCCCGTGTCACGAGCATCAGCGACGCTGCAGCATCCAAATGA
- a CDS encoding ATP-dependent helicase, which translates to MTSYTPSQQEAIGCLDETLQIIACAGSGKTQVISQRIANILGEPGVEPRNIIAFTFTEKAAAELKDRVLRLVEEQHGEVVGMAEMYIGTMHGYCLDLLQRLVPDTFKFSVLTEITARLLVDRNSKKSGLTTCPTSSAKTPTLRRFIHSRLYLQIASILREDIVDEDLVDQRVWECLDSYLRLLVEKAEFDFTEMINLAVSFLEADPDEDEDARTIHDHVQNDIKYVVVDEYQDVNALQERLVVGLVKYGANLCVVGDDDQTIYQWRGSQVANIISFTERHEGVRQVTLAENFRSSKGIVELGRSVAERISPSDRLAKTMASAQTQPWDRGDILALTFDDENAEASWICDRIGDVRGVPFSDAPGSVARGLSWSDFAVLFRSVAKDAGPLVEELQRRGIPYIVKGLNRLFDSPEIIAVVGLFRFMTREINADTLSQLWVDADLVPDVQLWPGAVAILEEGRNFDRGDRWGVYNIQRVYLDFLAALELREESVPGLPGRGELVFYQLGKFSQVISDFEQIYFNSAPAQKYESFVAWLTHQAPDYYAESDADVGYASPDAVTLSTVHQAKGMQWPAVFVPCLRRNRFPSKRQGGLSVFHVIPENAVTDADRYRGTVEDETRLFYVAITRAQKYLWLSYSPGPNQLYKNRSEFFDHCTGQTWVSTRPSTKPLPNRIEQQPRHDVPEVTFSFSELKYLFECPYSFKLRFLYGFNPPLHEALGYGKGLHDALSEVHKKAVAGEILDESVAQDLVDRHLFTPFAYPELRETLHRSAVAAIKRYFATHGDDIPRTVHSEKQIQVHVAPGITVDGRIDLIRRLDTDELSIVDFKSTDRAQPEEVTRDQLHVYAVGYEELTGENADLIEVLNLDEAGKSTREEVESGLLTDVRERIREAGGSLRDNQLNRLASWCMQCERCDLAGICRDRANV; encoded by the coding sequence ATGACGAGCTACACGCCGTCTCAGCAAGAAGCCATCGGATGCCTAGATGAGACTCTGCAGATCATTGCTTGCGCGGGATCCGGTAAGACACAAGTCATTTCGCAGCGCATCGCAAACATCCTCGGCGAACCCGGGGTCGAGCCACGGAACATCATCGCATTTACCTTTACTGAGAAGGCCGCTGCGGAGCTAAAGGACCGAGTGCTTCGCCTCGTAGAGGAACAGCACGGTGAAGTTGTGGGGATGGCCGAGATGTACATCGGCACCATGCACGGTTACTGCCTAGACCTCCTGCAACGTCTCGTTCCAGACACTTTCAAGTTCTCCGTGCTTACGGAGATAACCGCGCGGTTGCTCGTTGACCGCAACAGCAAGAAGTCGGGCCTTACGACCTGCCCGACGTCTTCCGCGAAGACACCTACACTGCGACGCTTCATCCACTCTCGGCTGTACCTTCAGATCGCCAGCATCTTGCGCGAAGACATCGTCGACGAAGACCTCGTCGACCAGCGTGTTTGGGAGTGTCTGGACTCGTACCTCCGCCTTCTCGTCGAGAAGGCGGAGTTCGACTTCACCGAAATGATCAACCTTGCCGTGTCATTTCTCGAAGCGGATCCTGACGAGGACGAGGACGCCCGCACTATTCACGATCATGTCCAGAACGACATCAAGTACGTTGTCGTCGACGAGTACCAGGATGTGAACGCGCTCCAGGAGCGCCTAGTCGTCGGCCTCGTTAAGTACGGCGCCAACCTCTGCGTCGTCGGTGACGATGATCAAACCATATACCAATGGCGCGGCAGCCAGGTCGCCAACATCATCAGCTTCACGGAACGCCATGAAGGAGTTCGACAAGTCACTCTTGCCGAGAACTTTCGCTCAAGCAAGGGCATCGTCGAATTGGGACGGTCTGTTGCTGAACGGATTTCGCCCTCCGACCGGTTAGCGAAAACCATGGCGTCGGCCCAAACTCAGCCGTGGGATCGTGGCGACATACTTGCTCTGACGTTCGACGACGAGAACGCCGAAGCATCCTGGATATGCGACCGCATCGGAGACGTGCGCGGTGTGCCCTTTTCCGATGCTCCAGGTAGCGTCGCCCGAGGATTGTCGTGGTCCGATTTCGCAGTTCTCTTCCGTTCAGTCGCGAAGGACGCCGGACCGCTAGTGGAGGAACTCCAGCGTCGAGGTATCCCATACATAGTTAAAGGGCTCAACAGGCTCTTCGACAGTCCCGAAATAATCGCGGTCGTTGGTCTGTTCCGATTCATGACACGTGAGATCAACGCCGATACCTTGAGCCAGCTTTGGGTCGATGCCGATCTTGTACCAGACGTGCAGCTCTGGCCCGGTGCCGTAGCGATCCTCGAAGAGGGTCGAAACTTCGACCGCGGCGATAGATGGGGTGTCTACAACATCCAACGTGTCTATCTCGATTTTCTTGCAGCCTTAGAACTCCGTGAAGAGTCGGTGCCTGGGCTACCGGGCCGCGGCGAACTTGTGTTTTACCAACTCGGAAAGTTCAGCCAGGTCATCTCCGACTTCGAGCAGATCTACTTCAACTCCGCACCCGCCCAGAAGTACGAATCCTTCGTAGCGTGGCTCACCCACCAAGCGCCCGACTACTACGCAGAGTCTGACGCCGACGTTGGGTACGCTTCCCCAGATGCCGTCACCTTATCCACAGTGCATCAGGCCAAGGGCATGCAATGGCCAGCAGTTTTCGTCCCGTGTCTGCGTCGGAATCGCTTTCCGTCGAAGCGCCAGGGCGGGCTGAGTGTCTTTCATGTCATCCCCGAGAACGCGGTCACAGATGCTGACCGTTACCGCGGCACGGTGGAGGATGAAACCCGCCTCTTCTACGTAGCAATCACTCGTGCCCAAAAGTACCTCTGGCTGAGCTACTCCCCAGGCCCTAATCAACTGTATAAGAACCGATCTGAGTTCTTCGACCACTGCACCGGCCAGACTTGGGTGTCCACGCGACCGAGCACGAAACCACTGCCGAACAGGATCGAGCAGCAACCGAGACACGATGTTCCAGAAGTTACCTTCTCGTTCTCGGAGCTGAAGTACCTCTTCGAGTGCCCTTACTCCTTCAAACTCCGTTTCTTGTACGGATTTAACCCTCCCCTGCACGAGGCGCTTGGATACGGCAAAGGGTTACATGATGCGTTGTCGGAAGTGCATAAGAAGGCTGTTGCAGGCGAGATCCTCGATGAATCCGTTGCCCAGGATTTGGTTGATCGTCATCTGTTCACGCCCTTCGCCTATCCCGAGCTTCGCGAGACTCTCCATCGATCAGCGGTCGCCGCCATCAAGCGGTACTTCGCAACACACGGCGACGACATCCCGCGAACTGTGCATTCGGAAAAGCAAATTCAGGTACATGTAGCGCCGGGCATCACCGTCGACGGACGAATTGACCTCATCCGGAGACTCGACACCGACGAACTCTCGATCGTCGATTTCAAGTCCACCGACCGCGCTCAACCTGAAGAAGTCACTCGGGATCAGTTGCACGTGTATGCAGTCGGGTACGAAGAGCTAACTGGCGAGAATGCCGATTTGATTGAGGTACTTAACCTCGACGAAGCCGGGAAGAGCACACGCGAGGAAGTCGAGAGTGGCCTGCTTACCGACGTTCGTGAGCGCATCCGTGAAGCTGGGGGATCGCTGCGAGATAACCAATTAAACCGACTCGCTTCGTGGTGCATGCAATGCGAGCGATGTGACCTCGCCGGGATTTGCCGTGATCGCGCGAACGTGTGA
- a CDS encoding DUF3375 domain-containing protein yields MDNNAALPAADLLESNRDLQGSRAIRLLATTNLSLYATLMERHLSDGQLPETELVIRLERDLHDLNDLQSGLALIKTWAAQGWLHRIVDKRHDQNVCYLSQDARRALDFLRGMRRQDTIATGGSITGIASRLKQVALRVDNDPARIRKHIEAEIAALHEELDQLDAGQRPQPDVTDCYDEARAIALQMERLITDIGQYGTMIEQATAALDEPIDSNTEYRDRQRQMYTDYQAAWDSQGRDSHRAFLRMINDPDQRAEFEADVAAVAEALPALDPALRKVMAGFFELVGHQIDEVERIQQRCAQRVKRFTAFGTMEQSRGVARQLNDAIGAARALLKSSFTDSRLDIDVPLTRHAISSVGALSFKIGDLSNPKPAEHAASDVDLTSFAALTTQVDAPAMSDMLNRALRDGPVELPDAVAMLDTAYLGHVIVLWSWALTQPGTRTDEKDPVSTTVRFRSLDGRDREIAVPRLTFTEPIITLAGAAS; encoded by the coding sequence GTGGACAACAACGCGGCGCTGCCAGCAGCCGACCTGCTCGAGTCCAACCGCGACCTGCAGGGCTCCCGCGCCATCCGCTTGCTCGCTACGACCAACCTCAGCCTCTACGCGACGTTGATGGAACGTCACCTCAGCGACGGCCAACTCCCAGAGACCGAGCTCGTCATCCGCCTCGAACGCGATCTGCATGACCTCAACGACCTCCAATCCGGCCTCGCCCTGATCAAGACCTGGGCCGCCCAGGGCTGGCTGCACCGCATCGTCGACAAACGCCACGACCAGAACGTCTGCTACCTCTCCCAGGACGCCCGCCGCGCCCTCGACTTCCTCCGCGGCATGCGCCGCCAGGACACCATCGCCACCGGCGGCTCCATTACCGGCATCGCCTCACGCCTCAAGCAGGTCGCACTAAGAGTCGACAACGACCCCGCCCGCATCCGCAAGCACATCGAGGCCGAAATCGCCGCCCTCCACGAGGAACTCGACCAACTCGACGCCGGCCAACGCCCCCAGCCCGACGTCACCGACTGCTACGACGAAGCTCGCGCCATCGCCCTGCAGATGGAACGCCTCATCACCGACATCGGCCAATACGGCACCATGATCGAGCAGGCCACCGCCGCCCTCGACGAACCCATCGACTCCAACACCGAATATCGCGACCGCCAACGCCAGATGTACACCGACTACCAGGCCGCCTGGGACTCCCAGGGTCGCGACTCCCACCGCGCCTTCCTGCGCATGATCAACGACCCCGACCAACGCGCCGAGTTCGAGGCCGACGTCGCCGCCGTCGCCGAAGCCCTGCCCGCCCTCGACCCCGCCCTGCGCAAGGTCATGGCCGGCTTCTTCGAACTCGTCGGCCACCAGATCGACGAGGTCGAACGCATCCAGCAGCGCTGCGCCCAACGCGTCAAACGCTTCACCGCCTTCGGCACCATGGAGCAAAGCCGCGGCGTCGCCCGCCAACTCAACGACGCCATCGGCGCCGCCCGCGCTCTGCTCAAGTCCAGCTTTACCGACTCCCGCCTCGACATCGACGTCCCACTCACCCGCCACGCCATCAGTTCCGTTGGCGCCCTTAGCTTCAAGATCGGCGACCTGTCCAACCCCAAGCCCGCCGAACATGCCGCCAGCGATGTCGACCTCACCAGCTTCGCCGCCCTCACCACCCAGGTCGACGCCCCCGCCATGTCCGACATGCTCAACCGCGCGCTACGTGATGGGCCCGTCGAGCTCCCCGACGCCGTCGCCATGCTCGACACCGCCTACCTCGGCCACGTCATCGTGCTGTGGTCCTGGGCCCTCACCCAGCCCGGAACCCGCACGGACGAGAAAGACCCGGTGTCGACCACCGTCCGCTTCCGCTCCCTCGACGGCCGCGACCGCGAAATCGCCGTCCCCCGTTTGACCTTCACCGAACCCATCATCACCCTCGCCGGAGCCGCTTCATGA
- a CDS encoding DUF4194 domain-containing protein, protein MTTIDDADFAALSELPQVDQQTARPVGARRPRFDGDVSELPDRACWALQHLLTRRYISAEADADVYSWVVEYRKELAVRLSELDLILRIVDGTDIAFIEQARYESARGIKVLRREPLGTYDSILALHLAQMMRAAAGQSVLISREEMHGLFSGVLNDTDRDAVTFAARIDGAIARLTGLEILRKSRDDEDSYTISPVITAIMTASVITELQQQFEQLLNGGAPPEEEIDLD, encoded by the coding sequence ATGACCACCATCGACGACGCCGACTTTGCCGCACTTTCCGAGCTCCCCCAGGTCGACCAACAGACCGCCCGCCCCGTCGGCGCCCGCCGTCCCCGTTTCGACGGCGACGTCTCCGAACTCCCCGACCGCGCCTGCTGGGCCCTACAGCACCTGCTCACCCGCCGCTATATCAGCGCCGAAGCCGACGCCGACGTCTACAGCTGGGTCGTCGAATACCGCAAGGAACTCGCCGTCCGGCTCTCCGAACTCGACCTGATCCTGCGCATCGTCGACGGCACCGACATCGCGTTCATCGAACAGGCCCGCTACGAATCCGCCAGGGGCATCAAGGTTCTGCGCCGCGAGCCGCTCGGCACCTACGACTCCATCCTCGCGCTGCACCTCGCCCAGATGATGCGCGCCGCCGCCGGGCAGAGCGTCCTCATCAGCCGCGAGGAAATGCACGGCCTGTTCTCCGGTGTCCTCAACGACACCGACCGCGACGCCGTCACCTTCGCCGCCCGCATCGACGGCGCCATCGCCCGACTCACCGGCCTGGAGATCCTGCGCAAGAGCCGCGACGACGAGGACAGCTACACCATCTCCCCCGTCATCACCGCCATCATGACCGCCTCGGTCATCACCGAACTGCAGCAGCAGTTCGAACAACTGCTCAACGGCGGAGCACCGCCCGAGGAAGAGATCGATCTCGACTGA
- a CDS encoding STAS domain-containing protein — translation MTEPLTLGTTRGGDGRLVLNAAGEIDLTNIDVFSRALVDATTEATASGAPLTVDFSAVEYLDSAAINALYNLAEPIHLIANPVLMRSLTVSGLAEVITIEASPTE, via the coding sequence ATGACCGAACCGCTCACCCTTGGCACGACGCGTGGCGGCGATGGGCGACTGGTGCTCAACGCGGCAGGGGAAATCGACCTGACCAACATCGATGTCTTCAGCCGAGCGCTCGTCGACGCCACCACAGAGGCAACTGCCAGCGGCGCGCCCCTAACCGTCGACTTCAGCGCGGTCGAGTACCTGGACAGCGCCGCCATCAACGCGTTGTACAACCTCGCCGAGCCCATTCATCTGATCGCCAACCCCGTCCTGATGCGCAGTCTCACTGTCAGTGGGCTGGCCGAAGTGATCACCATCGAGGCGTCGCCGACAGAGTGA